In the genome of Bubalus kerabau isolate K-KA32 ecotype Philippines breed swamp buffalo chromosome 8, PCC_UOA_SB_1v2, whole genome shotgun sequence, one region contains:
- the IL6 gene encoding interleukin-6 — MPQDPPLTYYQRGTKESSICPPGTAMNSRFTSAFTPFAVSLGLLLVMTSAFPTPGPLGEDFKNDTTPGRLLLTTPEKTEALIKRMVDKISAMRKEICEKNDECESSKDTLAENKLNLPKMEEKDGCFQSGFNQAICLIRTTAGLLEYQIYLDYLQNEYEGNRENVRDLRKNIRTLIQILKQKIADLITTPATNTDLLEKMQSSNEWVKNAKIILILRNLENFLQFSLRAIRMK, encoded by the exons ATGCCACAAGATCCTCCTCTGACATACTACCAAAGAG GAACGAAAGAGAGCTCCATCTGCCCTCCAGGAACAGCTATGAACTCCCGCTTCACAA GCGCCTTCACTCCATTCGCTGTCTCCCTGGGGCTGCTCCTGGTGATGACTTCTGCTTTCCCTACCCCGGGTCCCCTGGGAGAAGATTTCAAAAATGACACCACCCCAGGCAGACTACTTCTGACCACTCCAGAGAAAACCGAAGCTCTCATTAAGCGCATGGTCGACAAAATTTCTGCAATGAGAAAGGAG ATATGTGAGAAGAATGACGAGTGTGAAAGCAGCAAGGACACACTGGCAGAAAATAAGCTGAATCTTCCAAAAATGGAGGAAAAGGACGGATGCTTCCAATCTGGGTTCAATCAG GCGATTTGCTTGATCAGAACCACTGCTGGTCTTCTGGAGTATCAGATATACCTGGACTACCTCCAGAATGAGTATGAGGGAAATCGGGAAAATGTAAGGGATTTGAGGAAAAATATCAGAACACTGATCCAGATCCTGAAGCAAAAG ATCGCAGATCTAATAACCACTCCAGCCACAAACACTGACCTGCTGGAGAAGATGCAGTCCTCAAACGAGTGGGTAAAGAACGCAAAGATTATCCTCATCCTGAGAAACCTTGAGAATTTCCTACAGTTCAGCCTGAGAGCTATTCGGATGAAGTAG